Proteins encoded together in one Benincasa hispida cultivar B227 chromosome 1, ASM972705v1, whole genome shotgun sequence window:
- the LOC120073406 gene encoding uncharacterized protein LOC120073406 isoform X2 has translation MSLKKDDSNSHDQTAAVQHDLRKKPKFSYTRDFLLSLSDLDVCKKLPSGFDQSIMAEFEEASYDRQRVSGALSLNSFRRNEYGSSPPSRAETSNYSRRIHGKREIHSSGRSDKDSDSQSDRDSVDSGWRYGDQSRRPSQGPEHDGLLGSGSFPRPSGYVPAFLAPKVRANDQYQLNRSNEPYHPPRPYKAVAHQRGNTNDSYNHETFGSSEYTSEDRVEEEKKRRASFESMRKEQHKAFQESHKSNPVKQRDEFAILMELDESKDDEKSLNTISGVDESISLKQTSKNDREKSFTSQSTVSRPLVPPGFTSTVLEKNFATRSSVNPHLLEGKDDIDKCLQTKEEQLHNGIAEDLEGKSSSEQMGRAEQYRKTSINVSTNNTGEKILDLFSAVDMSNKTTEIDNQSHKKSLEVFEASDNSTVVDCKTEKLPANTAIGEPSQVHSSSILEKLFGSAMKLDGDATNFIEVLVNVKIHPFLSWYKFSGFESKSTSYLWYYYDKHDNEMDDVCSPQNAQSSKFAHWFMDSDRKQEDDLSPKRSIDLLTMIVGGEKGGYDVADVKHSEQSLPTVAFHGYESAENYITSSSTSSNVAKPEPFYNKSKPEAVSAILTCEAVEQTLLSKVSENDSALHPSDQRCSHPVADVKHPSVKSDDHASQHLLSLLQKGSSPLISEYGDDGGYMGPVFHNNEESTHNISNPGKTLTLETLFGSAFMKELQSVGAPVSAQRGSSGSVKSDASESHGPITDDGPLSNNEVRSSMLNHDHGDQRQQNQPDIVRGNWLNLNGPRPESDSSHPLAKLGHKIGGPAEMPFPEEDSLIISDSMNFQNLISMGNSAKPQPLFSHNTQDNNAMLSPAFKDERQSIGGVDGLPFSANPYDRRETEMPHRKAPVHSAFSQLHPPQTNNVKLFHQFEPRPPNMNSQGDLMLPEGIVHHDSPSNHQFVANMLRPPTSGLSGFDHSIHHPMLQQMQTSVNLPPQHLLQGLSRGVAPPMSNRNLPLHPHSARGSAAPSQPNHQVTGLPQELNSIQGFHIGQRVPNIGGPRLPSPAPGNQPDAIQRLIQMGHRSNSKQIHPLSASGGHGQGMYGHELNMGYGYR, from the exons ATGAGCCTCAAGAAGGATGATTCGAATTCACACGATCAGACCGCTGCAGTACAGCATGATTTGCGAAA GAAACCAAAGTTTTCTTACACGAGAGATTTCCTGTTGTCCCTGAGCGATTTGGATGTTTGCAAAAAGTTGCCGAGCGGCTTTGACCAATCCATTATGGC tgaatttgaagaagcttccTACGATAGGCAAAGAGTTTCTGGAGCTTTGTCTTTGAATAGTTTTAGGCGCAATGAGTATGGCTCATCACCACCCAGCAGGGCAGAAACGAGTAATTATTCTCGTCGCATACATGGAAAGAGGGAAATTCATTCTTCTGGACGGAGTGATAAGGATAGTGACTCACAATCTGATAGGGATTCAG TGGATTCTGGGTGGCGATATGGCGATCAGTCTAGGAGGCCTTCGCAGGGTCCTGAACATGATGGACTTCTTGGGAGTGGTTCCTTTCCTAGACCATCTGGATATGTACCAGCATTTTTGGCACCAAAGGTTCGAGCAAATGATCAATACCAGCTCAACAGAAGCAATGAGCCATATCATCCACCTCGTCCTTATAAG GCTGTAGCCCATCAACGAGGGAATACTAATGATTCATACAATCACGAAACTTTTGGTTCTTCTGAGTACACAAGTGAGGATAGGgttgaagaggaaaaaaagagaagag CTTCATTTGAGTCAATGAGGAAAGAACAACATAAGGCATTTCAAGAAAGTCACAAATCAAATCCTGTGAAGCAGAGAGATGAGTTTGCCATCCTAATGGAGTTGGACGAGTCTAAGGATGATGAGAAATCATTGAATACAATCAGTGGTGTCGATGAATCCATCTCTTTAAAACAAACTTCAAAGAATGATCGAGAAAAATCTTTTACATCACAGTCAACTGTATCTAGGCCACTTGTGCCTCCTGGATTCACCAGCACTGTGTTGGAAAAAAACTTTGCAACAAGGTCTTCAGTTAATCCTCATTTGCTGGAG GGCAAGGATGACATTGACAAGTGTCTGCAAACCAAAGAAGAGCAATTGCATAACGGGATTGCTGAAGATTTAGAGGGAAAAAGTTCATCAGAGCAAATGGGTCGTGCTGAACAATATAGAAAAACCAGCATTAATGTTTCTACCAACAACACTGGCGAAAAGATTCTCGATCTGTTTTCTGCTGTAGACATGTCTAATAAAACAACTGAAATAGATAATCAATCGCACAAAAAATCTTTGGAAGTTTTTGAAGCTTCTGATAACAGTACAGTTGTTGACTGTAAGACTGAGAAGTTACCAGCGAATACTGCCATTGGTGAACCAAGCCAAGTTCATTCATCTTCCATCTTGGAGAAACTTTTTGGCAGTGCCATGAAGTTAGATGGTGATGCTACTAATTTTATTGAGGTACTCGTGAATGTAAAAATTCATCCTTTTCTGTCATGGTATAAATTTTCTGGGTTTGAATCAAAATCAACATCCTATTTGTGGTATTATTACGACAAG CATGACAACGAGATGGACGATGTATGCAGCCCTCAAAATGCTCAATCATCTAAATTTGCTCATTGGTTCATGGACAGCG ATAGGAAACAGGAGGACGACCTTTCACCTAAAAGGTCAATTGACTTGCTTACGATGATTGTAGGTGGAGAAAAGGGTGGGTATGATGTAGCTGATGTGAAGCATTCTGAGCAATCTCTGCCTACAGTTGCTTTCCATGGTTATGAATCTGCAGAAAATTATATCACatcaagttcaacatcatccaATGTTGCAAAGCCTGAGCCATTTTATAATAAGAGTAAGCCAGAGGCTGTTTCTGCAATCCTTACCTGTGAAGCCGTTGAACAGACACTGCTGTCAAAAGTCAGTGAGAATGACTCAGCTTTGCACCCGTCTGATCAACGATGTAGTCATCCTGTTGCTGATGTGAAACATCCATCTGTGAAAAGTGATGATCATGCATCACAGCACCTTCTCTCACTGTTACAGAAGGGTTCGAGTCCATTGATTTCGGAATATGGTGATGATGGTGGATATATGGGCCCTGTATTTCACAATAATGAGGAAAGCACCCACAACATTTCAAATCCGGGGAAAACATTAACTCTTGAAACACTTTTTGGGTCTGCCTTTATGAAGGAGCTTCAATCAGTTGGAGCTCCAGTTTCAGCACAAAGGGGTTCATCAGGATCTGTTAAAAGTGATGCTTCAGAGTCTCATGGTCCGATCACAGATGATGGTCCCTTGTCCAACAATGAAGTTCGGTCCAGTATGCTTAATCATGATCATGGTGATCAAAGACAGCAAAACCAACCAGATATAGTTCGTGGGAATTGGTTAAATCTGAATGGCCCTCGACCTGAATCAGATTCTTCTCATCCCCTTGCCAAGTTGGGACATAAGATTGGCGGACCAGCTGAAATGCCCTTTCCTGAAGAGGACAGTTTAATCATAAGCGATTCTATGAACTTTCAGAATCTCATTTCTATGGGGAATTCTGCTAAACCTCAACCACTGTTCTCGCACAACACACAAGACAATAATGCAATGCTTAGCCCTGCATTCAAAGATGAAAGACAAAGTATAGGAGGTGTGGATGGGCTACCTTTTTCAGCCAACCCTTATGATAGGAGGGAGACTGAAATGCCACATCGGAAAGCTCCTGTTCATTCTGCCTTTTCTCAGCTTCATCCCCCACAAACGAATAATGTCAAGTTGTTTCATCAATTTGAACCTCGTCCTCCTAACATGAATTCTCAGGGAGATTTAATGTTGCCAGAAGGAATTGTGCATCATGACTCGCCATCTAATCATCAATTTGTAGCAAATATGCTTCGTCCTCCTACCTCTGGATTATCTGGATTTGATCATTCGATTCATCACCCAATGCTGCAGCAGATGCAAACTTCAGTCAATCTTCCACCACAACATCTACTACAAGGGTTATCTAGAGGTGTAGCTCCACCTATGTCAAACAGAAATCTTCCTCTACATCCTCACTCTGCCAGAGGTAGTGCAGCACCTTCACAACCCAACCATCAGGTGACTGGCTTGCCGCAGGAACTCAATTCAATCCAAGGGTTTCACATCGGTCAGCGTGTGCCTAATATTGGTGGTCCCAGATTACCCTCGCCTG CTCCTGGTAACCAACCAGACGCAATACAGAGGCTTATCCAAATGGGACATAGATCAAACTCGAAGCAAATTCATCCGCTTTCTGCCAGTGGTGGCCATGGTCAGGGAATGTACGGTCACGAGTTGAACATGGGTTACGGGTACAGGTAA
- the LOC120073406 gene encoding uncharacterized protein LOC120073406 isoform X1, producing MSLKKDDSNSHDQTAAVQHDLRKKPKFSYTRDFLLSLSDLDVCKKLPSGFDQSIMAEFEEASYDRQRVSGALSLNSFRRNEYGSSPPSRAETSNYSRRIHGKREIHSSGRSDKDSDSQSDRDSVDSGWRYGDQSRRPSQGPEHDGLLGSGSFPRPSGYVPAFLAPKVRANDQYQLNRSNEPYHPPRPYKAVAHQRGNTNDSYNHETFGSSEYTSEDRVEEEKKRRASFESMRKEQHKAFQESHKSNPVKQRDEFAILMELDESKDDEKSLNTISGVDESISLKQTSKNDREKSFTSQSTVSRPLVPPGFTSTVLEKNFATRSSVNPHLLEGKDDIDKCLQTKEEQLHNGIAEDLEGKSSSEQMGRAEQYRKTSINVSTNNTGEKILDLFSAVDMSNKTTEIDNQSHKKSLEVFEASDNSTVVDCKTEKLPANTAIGEPSQVHSSSILEKLFGSAMKLDGDATNFIEVLVNVKIHPFLSWYKFSGFESKSTSYLWYYYDKQHDNEMDDVCSPQNAQSSKFAHWFMDSDRKQEDDLSPKRSIDLLTMIVGGEKGGYDVADVKHSEQSLPTVAFHGYESAENYITSSSTSSNVAKPEPFYNKSKPEAVSAILTCEAVEQTLLSKVSENDSALHPSDQRCSHPVADVKHPSVKSDDHASQHLLSLLQKGSSPLISEYGDDGGYMGPVFHNNEESTHNISNPGKTLTLETLFGSAFMKELQSVGAPVSAQRGSSGSVKSDASESHGPITDDGPLSNNEVRSSMLNHDHGDQRQQNQPDIVRGNWLNLNGPRPESDSSHPLAKLGHKIGGPAEMPFPEEDSLIISDSMNFQNLISMGNSAKPQPLFSHNTQDNNAMLSPAFKDERQSIGGVDGLPFSANPYDRRETEMPHRKAPVHSAFSQLHPPQTNNVKLFHQFEPRPPNMNSQGDLMLPEGIVHHDSPSNHQFVANMLRPPTSGLSGFDHSIHHPMLQQMQTSVNLPPQHLLQGLSRGVAPPMSNRNLPLHPHSARGSAAPSQPNHQVTGLPQELNSIQGFHIGQRVPNIGGPRLPSPAPGNQPDAIQRLIQMGHRSNSKQIHPLSASGGHGQGMYGHELNMGYGYR from the exons ATGAGCCTCAAGAAGGATGATTCGAATTCACACGATCAGACCGCTGCAGTACAGCATGATTTGCGAAA GAAACCAAAGTTTTCTTACACGAGAGATTTCCTGTTGTCCCTGAGCGATTTGGATGTTTGCAAAAAGTTGCCGAGCGGCTTTGACCAATCCATTATGGC tgaatttgaagaagcttccTACGATAGGCAAAGAGTTTCTGGAGCTTTGTCTTTGAATAGTTTTAGGCGCAATGAGTATGGCTCATCACCACCCAGCAGGGCAGAAACGAGTAATTATTCTCGTCGCATACATGGAAAGAGGGAAATTCATTCTTCTGGACGGAGTGATAAGGATAGTGACTCACAATCTGATAGGGATTCAG TGGATTCTGGGTGGCGATATGGCGATCAGTCTAGGAGGCCTTCGCAGGGTCCTGAACATGATGGACTTCTTGGGAGTGGTTCCTTTCCTAGACCATCTGGATATGTACCAGCATTTTTGGCACCAAAGGTTCGAGCAAATGATCAATACCAGCTCAACAGAAGCAATGAGCCATATCATCCACCTCGTCCTTATAAG GCTGTAGCCCATCAACGAGGGAATACTAATGATTCATACAATCACGAAACTTTTGGTTCTTCTGAGTACACAAGTGAGGATAGGgttgaagaggaaaaaaagagaagag CTTCATTTGAGTCAATGAGGAAAGAACAACATAAGGCATTTCAAGAAAGTCACAAATCAAATCCTGTGAAGCAGAGAGATGAGTTTGCCATCCTAATGGAGTTGGACGAGTCTAAGGATGATGAGAAATCATTGAATACAATCAGTGGTGTCGATGAATCCATCTCTTTAAAACAAACTTCAAAGAATGATCGAGAAAAATCTTTTACATCACAGTCAACTGTATCTAGGCCACTTGTGCCTCCTGGATTCACCAGCACTGTGTTGGAAAAAAACTTTGCAACAAGGTCTTCAGTTAATCCTCATTTGCTGGAG GGCAAGGATGACATTGACAAGTGTCTGCAAACCAAAGAAGAGCAATTGCATAACGGGATTGCTGAAGATTTAGAGGGAAAAAGTTCATCAGAGCAAATGGGTCGTGCTGAACAATATAGAAAAACCAGCATTAATGTTTCTACCAACAACACTGGCGAAAAGATTCTCGATCTGTTTTCTGCTGTAGACATGTCTAATAAAACAACTGAAATAGATAATCAATCGCACAAAAAATCTTTGGAAGTTTTTGAAGCTTCTGATAACAGTACAGTTGTTGACTGTAAGACTGAGAAGTTACCAGCGAATACTGCCATTGGTGAACCAAGCCAAGTTCATTCATCTTCCATCTTGGAGAAACTTTTTGGCAGTGCCATGAAGTTAGATGGTGATGCTACTAATTTTATTGAGGTACTCGTGAATGTAAAAATTCATCCTTTTCTGTCATGGTATAAATTTTCTGGGTTTGAATCAAAATCAACATCCTATTTGTGGTATTATTACGACAAG CAGCATGACAACGAGATGGACGATGTATGCAGCCCTCAAAATGCTCAATCATCTAAATTTGCTCATTGGTTCATGGACAGCG ATAGGAAACAGGAGGACGACCTTTCACCTAAAAGGTCAATTGACTTGCTTACGATGATTGTAGGTGGAGAAAAGGGTGGGTATGATGTAGCTGATGTGAAGCATTCTGAGCAATCTCTGCCTACAGTTGCTTTCCATGGTTATGAATCTGCAGAAAATTATATCACatcaagttcaacatcatccaATGTTGCAAAGCCTGAGCCATTTTATAATAAGAGTAAGCCAGAGGCTGTTTCTGCAATCCTTACCTGTGAAGCCGTTGAACAGACACTGCTGTCAAAAGTCAGTGAGAATGACTCAGCTTTGCACCCGTCTGATCAACGATGTAGTCATCCTGTTGCTGATGTGAAACATCCATCTGTGAAAAGTGATGATCATGCATCACAGCACCTTCTCTCACTGTTACAGAAGGGTTCGAGTCCATTGATTTCGGAATATGGTGATGATGGTGGATATATGGGCCCTGTATTTCACAATAATGAGGAAAGCACCCACAACATTTCAAATCCGGGGAAAACATTAACTCTTGAAACACTTTTTGGGTCTGCCTTTATGAAGGAGCTTCAATCAGTTGGAGCTCCAGTTTCAGCACAAAGGGGTTCATCAGGATCTGTTAAAAGTGATGCTTCAGAGTCTCATGGTCCGATCACAGATGATGGTCCCTTGTCCAACAATGAAGTTCGGTCCAGTATGCTTAATCATGATCATGGTGATCAAAGACAGCAAAACCAACCAGATATAGTTCGTGGGAATTGGTTAAATCTGAATGGCCCTCGACCTGAATCAGATTCTTCTCATCCCCTTGCCAAGTTGGGACATAAGATTGGCGGACCAGCTGAAATGCCCTTTCCTGAAGAGGACAGTTTAATCATAAGCGATTCTATGAACTTTCAGAATCTCATTTCTATGGGGAATTCTGCTAAACCTCAACCACTGTTCTCGCACAACACACAAGACAATAATGCAATGCTTAGCCCTGCATTCAAAGATGAAAGACAAAGTATAGGAGGTGTGGATGGGCTACCTTTTTCAGCCAACCCTTATGATAGGAGGGAGACTGAAATGCCACATCGGAAAGCTCCTGTTCATTCTGCCTTTTCTCAGCTTCATCCCCCACAAACGAATAATGTCAAGTTGTTTCATCAATTTGAACCTCGTCCTCCTAACATGAATTCTCAGGGAGATTTAATGTTGCCAGAAGGAATTGTGCATCATGACTCGCCATCTAATCATCAATTTGTAGCAAATATGCTTCGTCCTCCTACCTCTGGATTATCTGGATTTGATCATTCGATTCATCACCCAATGCTGCAGCAGATGCAAACTTCAGTCAATCTTCCACCACAACATCTACTACAAGGGTTATCTAGAGGTGTAGCTCCACCTATGTCAAACAGAAATCTTCCTCTACATCCTCACTCTGCCAGAGGTAGTGCAGCACCTTCACAACCCAACCATCAGGTGACTGGCTTGCCGCAGGAACTCAATTCAATCCAAGGGTTTCACATCGGTCAGCGTGTGCCTAATATTGGTGGTCCCAGATTACCCTCGCCTG CTCCTGGTAACCAACCAGACGCAATACAGAGGCTTATCCAAATGGGACATAGATCAAACTCGAAGCAAATTCATCCGCTTTCTGCCAGTGGTGGCCATGGTCAGGGAATGTACGGTCACGAGTTGAACATGGGTTACGGGTACAGGTAA
- the LOC120073406 gene encoding uncharacterized protein LOC120073406 isoform X3, producing the protein MSLKKDDSNSHDQTAAVQHDLRKKPKFSYTRDFLLSLSDLDVCKKLPSGFDQSIMAEFEEASYDRQRVSGALSLNSFRRNEYGSSPPSRAETSNYSRRIHGKREIHSSGRSDKDSDSQSDRDSVDSGWRYGDQSRRPSQGPEHDGLLGSGSFPRPSGYVPAFLAPKVRANDQYQLNRSNEPYHPPRPYKAVAHQRGNTNDSYNHETFGSSEYTSEDRVEEEKKRRASFESMRKEQHKAFQESHKSNPVKQRDEFAILMELDESKDDEKSLNTISGVDESISLKQTSKNDREKSFTSQSTVSRPLVPPGFTSTVLEKNFATRSSVNPHLLEGKDDIDKCLQTKEEQLHNGIAEDLEGKSSSEQMGRAEQYRKTSINVSTNNTGEKILDLFSAVDMSNKTTEIDNQSHKKSLEVFEASDNSTVVDCKTEKLPANTAIGEPSQVHSSSILEKLFGSAMKLDGDATNFIEQHDNEMDDVCSPQNAQSSKFAHWFMDSDRKQEDDLSPKRSIDLLTMIVGGEKGGYDVADVKHSEQSLPTVAFHGYESAENYITSSSTSSNVAKPEPFYNKSKPEAVSAILTCEAVEQTLLSKVSENDSALHPSDQRCSHPVADVKHPSVKSDDHASQHLLSLLQKGSSPLISEYGDDGGYMGPVFHNNEESTHNISNPGKTLTLETLFGSAFMKELQSVGAPVSAQRGSSGSVKSDASESHGPITDDGPLSNNEVRSSMLNHDHGDQRQQNQPDIVRGNWLNLNGPRPESDSSHPLAKLGHKIGGPAEMPFPEEDSLIISDSMNFQNLISMGNSAKPQPLFSHNTQDNNAMLSPAFKDERQSIGGVDGLPFSANPYDRRETEMPHRKAPVHSAFSQLHPPQTNNVKLFHQFEPRPPNMNSQGDLMLPEGIVHHDSPSNHQFVANMLRPPTSGLSGFDHSIHHPMLQQMQTSVNLPPQHLLQGLSRGVAPPMSNRNLPLHPHSARGSAAPSQPNHQVTGLPQELNSIQGFHIGQRVPNIGGPRLPSPAPGNQPDAIQRLIQMGHRSNSKQIHPLSASGGHGQGMYGHELNMGYGYR; encoded by the exons ATGAGCCTCAAGAAGGATGATTCGAATTCACACGATCAGACCGCTGCAGTACAGCATGATTTGCGAAA GAAACCAAAGTTTTCTTACACGAGAGATTTCCTGTTGTCCCTGAGCGATTTGGATGTTTGCAAAAAGTTGCCGAGCGGCTTTGACCAATCCATTATGGC tgaatttgaagaagcttccTACGATAGGCAAAGAGTTTCTGGAGCTTTGTCTTTGAATAGTTTTAGGCGCAATGAGTATGGCTCATCACCACCCAGCAGGGCAGAAACGAGTAATTATTCTCGTCGCATACATGGAAAGAGGGAAATTCATTCTTCTGGACGGAGTGATAAGGATAGTGACTCACAATCTGATAGGGATTCAG TGGATTCTGGGTGGCGATATGGCGATCAGTCTAGGAGGCCTTCGCAGGGTCCTGAACATGATGGACTTCTTGGGAGTGGTTCCTTTCCTAGACCATCTGGATATGTACCAGCATTTTTGGCACCAAAGGTTCGAGCAAATGATCAATACCAGCTCAACAGAAGCAATGAGCCATATCATCCACCTCGTCCTTATAAG GCTGTAGCCCATCAACGAGGGAATACTAATGATTCATACAATCACGAAACTTTTGGTTCTTCTGAGTACACAAGTGAGGATAGGgttgaagaggaaaaaaagagaagag CTTCATTTGAGTCAATGAGGAAAGAACAACATAAGGCATTTCAAGAAAGTCACAAATCAAATCCTGTGAAGCAGAGAGATGAGTTTGCCATCCTAATGGAGTTGGACGAGTCTAAGGATGATGAGAAATCATTGAATACAATCAGTGGTGTCGATGAATCCATCTCTTTAAAACAAACTTCAAAGAATGATCGAGAAAAATCTTTTACATCACAGTCAACTGTATCTAGGCCACTTGTGCCTCCTGGATTCACCAGCACTGTGTTGGAAAAAAACTTTGCAACAAGGTCTTCAGTTAATCCTCATTTGCTGGAG GGCAAGGATGACATTGACAAGTGTCTGCAAACCAAAGAAGAGCAATTGCATAACGGGATTGCTGAAGATTTAGAGGGAAAAAGTTCATCAGAGCAAATGGGTCGTGCTGAACAATATAGAAAAACCAGCATTAATGTTTCTACCAACAACACTGGCGAAAAGATTCTCGATCTGTTTTCTGCTGTAGACATGTCTAATAAAACAACTGAAATAGATAATCAATCGCACAAAAAATCTTTGGAAGTTTTTGAAGCTTCTGATAACAGTACAGTTGTTGACTGTAAGACTGAGAAGTTACCAGCGAATACTGCCATTGGTGAACCAAGCCAAGTTCATTCATCTTCCATCTTGGAGAAACTTTTTGGCAGTGCCATGAAGTTAGATGGTGATGCTACTAATTTTATTGAG CAGCATGACAACGAGATGGACGATGTATGCAGCCCTCAAAATGCTCAATCATCTAAATTTGCTCATTGGTTCATGGACAGCG ATAGGAAACAGGAGGACGACCTTTCACCTAAAAGGTCAATTGACTTGCTTACGATGATTGTAGGTGGAGAAAAGGGTGGGTATGATGTAGCTGATGTGAAGCATTCTGAGCAATCTCTGCCTACAGTTGCTTTCCATGGTTATGAATCTGCAGAAAATTATATCACatcaagttcaacatcatccaATGTTGCAAAGCCTGAGCCATTTTATAATAAGAGTAAGCCAGAGGCTGTTTCTGCAATCCTTACCTGTGAAGCCGTTGAACAGACACTGCTGTCAAAAGTCAGTGAGAATGACTCAGCTTTGCACCCGTCTGATCAACGATGTAGTCATCCTGTTGCTGATGTGAAACATCCATCTGTGAAAAGTGATGATCATGCATCACAGCACCTTCTCTCACTGTTACAGAAGGGTTCGAGTCCATTGATTTCGGAATATGGTGATGATGGTGGATATATGGGCCCTGTATTTCACAATAATGAGGAAAGCACCCACAACATTTCAAATCCGGGGAAAACATTAACTCTTGAAACACTTTTTGGGTCTGCCTTTATGAAGGAGCTTCAATCAGTTGGAGCTCCAGTTTCAGCACAAAGGGGTTCATCAGGATCTGTTAAAAGTGATGCTTCAGAGTCTCATGGTCCGATCACAGATGATGGTCCCTTGTCCAACAATGAAGTTCGGTCCAGTATGCTTAATCATGATCATGGTGATCAAAGACAGCAAAACCAACCAGATATAGTTCGTGGGAATTGGTTAAATCTGAATGGCCCTCGACCTGAATCAGATTCTTCTCATCCCCTTGCCAAGTTGGGACATAAGATTGGCGGACCAGCTGAAATGCCCTTTCCTGAAGAGGACAGTTTAATCATAAGCGATTCTATGAACTTTCAGAATCTCATTTCTATGGGGAATTCTGCTAAACCTCAACCACTGTTCTCGCACAACACACAAGACAATAATGCAATGCTTAGCCCTGCATTCAAAGATGAAAGACAAAGTATAGGAGGTGTGGATGGGCTACCTTTTTCAGCCAACCCTTATGATAGGAGGGAGACTGAAATGCCACATCGGAAAGCTCCTGTTCATTCTGCCTTTTCTCAGCTTCATCCCCCACAAACGAATAATGTCAAGTTGTTTCATCAATTTGAACCTCGTCCTCCTAACATGAATTCTCAGGGAGATTTAATGTTGCCAGAAGGAATTGTGCATCATGACTCGCCATCTAATCATCAATTTGTAGCAAATATGCTTCGTCCTCCTACCTCTGGATTATCTGGATTTGATCATTCGATTCATCACCCAATGCTGCAGCAGATGCAAACTTCAGTCAATCTTCCACCACAACATCTACTACAAGGGTTATCTAGAGGTGTAGCTCCACCTATGTCAAACAGAAATCTTCCTCTACATCCTCACTCTGCCAGAGGTAGTGCAGCACCTTCACAACCCAACCATCAGGTGACTGGCTTGCCGCAGGAACTCAATTCAATCCAAGGGTTTCACATCGGTCAGCGTGTGCCTAATATTGGTGGTCCCAGATTACCCTCGCCTG CTCCTGGTAACCAACCAGACGCAATACAGAGGCTTATCCAAATGGGACATAGATCAAACTCGAAGCAAATTCATCCGCTTTCTGCCAGTGGTGGCCATGGTCAGGGAATGTACGGTCACGAGTTGAACATGGGTTACGGGTACAGGTAA